The following proteins come from a genomic window of Candidatus Methanoperedens sp.:
- the lsrF gene encoding 3-hydroxy-5-phosphonooxypentane-2,4-dione thiolase, with product MNWGMKNRISRIIRPKTGRCVMLAVDHGYFQGPTTGLVNLGITVDPLLPYADALMITRGAVRNWIDPTADIPIILRVSGGQSILKELSNEILTASIEDAIRINASAVTCSVYVGGECEKETIDNLSKLVDEGEKYGIPVLAVTAVGKEMVRDARYLGLASRICVEMGAHIIKTYYTEDFGKVVEACGNIPVVIAGGKKLPEREALEMSYNAVSDGAVGVDMGRNIFQSDSAVGMIQAVRAIVHDGKSVNEAYEIYEQSK from the coding sequence ATGAACTGGGGAATGAAGAACAGGATTTCAAGGATAATCAGGCCGAAAACAGGCCGCTGCGTTATGCTGGCTGTGGATCATGGTTATTTCCAGGGACCCACAACGGGATTAGTGAACCTGGGCATAACTGTTGATCCGCTGCTGCCATATGCTGACGCCTTGATGATAACCCGGGGCGCTGTCCGGAACTGGATAGACCCGACAGCGGATATACCCATCATTTTGCGCGTCTCTGGAGGCCAGAGCATTTTGAAGGAATTATCTAACGAAATACTTACTGCTTCTATAGAGGACGCAATAAGGATCAATGCTTCTGCAGTCACATGTTCGGTATATGTTGGCGGGGAATGCGAAAAGGAAACCATTGATAACCTGTCGAAGCTCGTGGATGAAGGGGAAAAATATGGTATCCCTGTTCTGGCCGTGACCGCTGTGGGGAAAGAGATGGTCCGGGACGCCAGATATCTTGGCCTTGCCTCCAGGATATGTGTGGAAATGGGGGCGCACATTATAAAAACCTATTACACCGAAGATTTTGGGAAAGTTGTTGAGGCATGCGGTAATATTCCTGTTGTCATCGCAGGCGGGAAAAAACTTCCGGAGAGGGAAGCCCTGGAGATGAGCTATAATGCGGTCTCGGATGGTGCGGTCGGCGTGGATATGGGCAGAAATATCTTCCAGAGCGATAGTGCGGTAGGCATGATACAGGCGGTAAGGGCGATCGTTCATGATGGAAAGTCCGTGAACGAGGCTTACGAGATATACGAACAGTCGAAATAG
- a CDS encoding alcohol dehydrogenase catalytic domain-containing protein, whose amino-acid sequence MKTAVYYNNNDIRIENRPKPEIRDGEILVKVKASGICGTDLMEWYRIKKAPRVLGHEITGEIVESLSDRFNIGQRVFVSHHVPCNECKYCLAGNHTACETLHKGNYDPGGFSEFVRVPKINVDNGTYALPDNVSYEEGTMIEPLACVVRAQRIIGVGEWQTILVMGSGISGLLNIQMAKLKKARVIATDINEYRLNKAKESGADEVFNANDDLEIKADRIVMCTGAMTAFEKAFRYVDKKGIIMLFAIPNKNILIPVEEFWRNELGLVSSYGAAPVDLEESLDLIKDGKINVKDLITDRVRLDDIQKGFKIAGGAGESLKVIVVP is encoded by the coding sequence ATGAAAACCGCTGTATATTATAACAACAATGATATCAGGATAGAGAACAGGCCGAAACCTGAAATAAGAGATGGGGAAATACTGGTCAAGGTCAAAGCTTCCGGCATTTGTGGAACCGATCTGATGGAATGGTACCGCATCAAAAAAGCGCCCAGGGTACTGGGTCATGAAATTACAGGAGAGATCGTCGAATCCCTGTCTGATAGATTTAATATCGGGCAGAGGGTTTTCGTGAGCCACCATGTTCCCTGCAACGAATGCAAATATTGTCTTGCAGGCAATCATACTGCCTGTGAAACACTGCATAAAGGCAATTACGATCCCGGAGGATTCAGCGAGTTCGTAAGAGTCCCGAAAATAAATGTTGATAATGGCACATATGCTCTGCCGGATAATGTTTCTTATGAGGAAGGAACGATGATCGAGCCGCTGGCATGCGTTGTGAGGGCACAGAGGATAATCGGGGTCGGCGAATGGCAAACTATCCTTGTAATGGGTTCAGGGATTTCGGGTCTCCTGAACATACAGATGGCTAAATTGAAAAAAGCGAGGGTCATTGCAACCGATATCAACGAATATAGATTGAATAAGGCAAAAGAATCCGGGGCCGATGAAGTGTTCAATGCAAACGATGACCTGGAGATTAAAGCGGACAGGATCGTAATGTGTACGGGGGCGATGACTGCTTTTGAAAAAGCGTTCAGGTATGTGGACAAGAAAGGCATAATAATGCTGTTTGCAATCCCGAATAAAAACATTTTAATCCCTGTTGAAGAGTTCTGGAGGAATGAACTGGGCCTTGTATCAAGTTACGGCGCAGCACCTGTTGATCTTGAAGAGTCTCTGGACCTTATTAAAGATGGGAAGATAAATGTAAAGGATTTGATCACCGACAGGGTCAGACTGGATGATATCCAGAAAGGTTTCAAGATAGCTGGTGGAGCAGGGGAGTCGCTGAAGGTTATTGTAGTTCCTTGA
- a CDS encoding ABC transporter permease subunit: MKKGYFIIAIILFLVSVALAFYFFDFIDFPELKLLPYYAAASFSRMAMAYFFSLCFALSYGYLAATNKTARKIMLPFLDILQSVPILGFFPAAVLFFIGLIHGRLGVEVAAVFLIFTSMAWNMAFGIYESLTTIPKELVEAADSYGLSGWQRLENLTLPVCVPKLVYNSIVSWSVGWFFLVASEIISAGSDTYKLPGLGSFLIDTTYSGKIALMLVGLSTLVIIILLLELFVWKPMQSWADKYNYEYSGEKKPGEFIFNTRIVKYIFRFIFEGFSKIMVSSYIIFHKHRSIKIISKFVGYLAVVSILAYIAYVFITSITRLLLNLPDDAYSIPLAIGYSFARLSIAYVICVIWTIPAAYYIARSKRASSYLMPVMEVAASIPAIALFPAMVVIFIRYGSLEIAAIILILLGMQWYLLFNLISGVKSIPGDIENAAASFGVRGKLYWKKVLLPAMFPSFMTGSITAWGGGWNTLIVAEFIVFKGQEYHLFGIGYLLDRATFQSPNSSMVILSVLSMSVTIIFLNRLIWQPLYRKALAKYKFEA, translated from the coding sequence ATGAAAAAAGGATATTTTATCATTGCTATCATCCTTTTCCTGGTTTCAGTCGCTTTAGCTTTCTACTTTTTTGATTTCATAGATTTTCCTGAACTTAAATTACTTCCATATTATGCAGCCGCATCATTTTCCCGAATGGCCATGGCTTATTTCTTTTCATTATGCTTTGCCCTGTCGTATGGCTACCTCGCCGCGACAAATAAGACCGCGCGCAAAATAATGCTTCCCTTTCTTGATATACTCCAATCCGTGCCAATTCTTGGGTTTTTCCCGGCTGCGGTTCTCTTTTTCATAGGCCTTATCCACGGAAGGCTCGGGGTCGAGGTAGCGGCAGTGTTCCTGATTTTTACAAGCATGGCATGGAATATGGCCTTTGGGATTTACGAATCCCTCACGACCATACCGAAGGAACTGGTTGAAGCGGCGGACAGTTACGGGCTCAGCGGATGGCAGCGCCTCGAAAACCTCACGCTCCCGGTGTGTGTCCCAAAACTGGTTTATAACAGTATCGTATCCTGGTCTGTGGGATGGTTCTTCCTGGTCGCATCCGAGATCATCTCGGCAGGTTCTGATACCTACAAACTTCCAGGGCTTGGAAGTTTTCTTATAGACACCACTTATTCCGGAAAAATAGCCCTGATGCTCGTTGGTTTATCCACACTGGTCATCATAATACTGTTGCTTGAATTGTTCGTCTGGAAGCCTATGCAGTCATGGGCTGACAAGTATAATTATGAGTATTCTGGCGAGAAAAAGCCAGGCGAGTTCATTTTTAACACACGAATAGTAAAATATATATTCAGGTTTATTTTCGAGGGTTTTTCAAAAATAATGGTTTCATCATATATCATATTTCACAAACATAGATCGATAAAAATCATCTCGAAATTCGTGGGTTATCTTGCTGTGGTTTCAATTCTTGCGTATATTGCTTACGTTTTTATTACATCTATCACAAGGCTGCTGCTGAACCTTCCGGATGATGCGTATTCAATACCACTGGCTATTGGATATTCTTTTGCCAGATTAAGTATCGCATATGTGATATGTGTTATCTGGACAATTCCGGCAGCATACTACATAGCCAGAAGCAAGAGAGCCTCATCCTATCTTATGCCAGTTATGGAAGTCGCCGCATCTATCCCCGCCATAGCGCTCTTTCCCGCAATGGTGGTTATTTTCATCAGGTACGGGAGCCTTGAGATAGCAGCGATCATTCTCATACTGCTGGGTATGCAGTGGTACCTTCTTTTTAACCTGATCTCAGGGGTAAAGTCGATACCCGGCGATATAGAAAATGCCGCAGCATCTTTCGGTGTCAGGGGAAAGCTCTACTGGAAAAAAGTCCTTCTCCCGGCTATGTTCCCATCGTTCATGACAGGAAGCATTACGGCATGGGGAGGAGGGTGGAATACATTGATAGTTGCGGAATTTATCGTATTCAAAGGCCAGGAATACCATCTTTTCGGTATAGGGTATTTGCTTGACAGGGCCACTTTCCAGTCGCCAAATTCGAGCATGGTAATATTATCCGTGCTCAGCATGTCTGTAACCATTATATTCCTGAACAGGCTTATATGGCAGCCATTATACAGGAAAGCACTGGCCAAATATAAATTCGAGGCATGA
- a CDS encoding ABC transporter ATP-binding protein, whose translation MLVEIKNVSKTYETDGNKILVLDNINFSVEDNDFICIVGPSGCGKSTLLRIIVGLERPNSGEVLFKGEVISPDNPKVAMVFQNFALFPWLTVQENIELVLESLKLVKDKGKAACKYIKAVGLDGFEKVYPRELSGGMKQRVGFARALAVEPVLLCMDEPFSSLDALTSQNLKDELLMLWADPGMPPEAVIMVTHNVEEAVYMANRIIILSHRPGKVVADLRIELERPRNRKDPEFYRWVDKVYSLIV comes from the coding sequence ATGCTGGTAGAAATAAAAAATGTGTCCAAGACCTATGAAACCGACGGCAATAAGATACTTGTTCTCGATAATATCAATTTCTCTGTTGAAGATAACGATTTTATATGCATCGTAGGCCCTTCAGGATGCGGGAAAAGCACACTTTTGCGCATAATCGTGGGGCTGGAAAGACCAAACTCTGGGGAGGTTCTTTTTAAAGGGGAAGTAATTTCTCCAGATAATCCCAAGGTGGCAATGGTATTCCAGAATTTCGCGCTATTCCCCTGGCTTACGGTACAGGAAAACATAGAACTGGTTCTCGAATCCTTAAAGCTTGTGAAAGATAAGGGAAAAGCGGCCTGCAAATATATCAAAGCCGTTGGCCTGGACGGATTTGAAAAGGTTTACCCGCGTGAACTCTCAGGAGGCATGAAACAGAGGGTCGGGTTTGCACGCGCCCTTGCAGTGGAGCCTGTTCTCCTGTGCATGGATGAGCCCTTCTCATCCCTTGATGCGCTCACTTCCCAGAACCTGAAAGATGAACTGCTGATGCTCTGGGCCGATCCTGGCATGCCTCCGGAAGCGGTGATCATGGTGACCCATAATGTTGAGGAAGCAGTGTACATGGCAAATCGCATAATCATCCTTTCACACCGCCCCGGGAAGGTCGTGGCGGATCTGAGGATCGAGCTGGAACGACCCAGGAACAGGAAAGACCCTGAGTTCTATCGATGGGTTGATAAAGTCTATTCACTAATAGTGTAG
- a CDS encoding AAA-associated domain-containing protein, whose amino-acid sequence MIFPKATISEIVGLLEVVNDSGGIEDAARLAGDFDLELDEILPSIDGAELLGFVRVTDGNIELTGDAQKLLDTGIRERKKIIRDKVAGVELIKGLRNMLMESPERKMSKEEALKFLQSRISTSDIESYFRIIINWTRTAGLIGYNSDSEEICLMSKE is encoded by the coding sequence ATGATATTCCCAAAAGCAACCATCAGCGAGATAGTCGGGCTTCTTGAAGTGGTCAATGACTCCGGGGGCATAGAGGATGCCGCCCGCCTGGCTGGCGATTTCGACCTTGAACTCGATGAGATACTGCCTTCTATCGATGGCGCCGAATTGCTCGGGTTTGTCAGGGTGACTGATGGTAATATTGAACTCACTGGAGACGCCCAGAAACTCCTGGATACAGGAATAAGGGAAAGAAAGAAAATCATCAGGGATAAAGTTGCAGGTGTGGAGCTTATTAAGGGCCTCAGGAATATGCTCATGGAGTCTCCGGAGCGAAAGATGAGCAAGGAGGAAGCGTTAAAATTCCTCCAGAGCAGGATTTCCACTTCTGACATAGAGAGTTATTTCAGGATAATAATCAACTGGACAAGGACCGCAGGATTGATTGGATACAATAGCGATTCTGAAGAGATCTGCCTGATGTCGAAAGAGTGA
- a CDS encoding type II toxin-antitoxin system HicB family antitoxin: MKIREIIKLLKADGMYRFLVVIEKANNNYSAYSPDLQGCVATGATREEAEKNMYEAIEMHIHGLMEDKLPIPESKSFAEYVAVAEKSSMEQTA; this comes from the coding sequence ATGAAAATACGCGAAATCATAAAATTGCTAAAAGCTGATGGTATGTATCGTTTCCTTGTTGTGATTGAAAAAGCAAATAATAACTACTCGGCATATTCGCCGGACTTACAGGGCTGTGTGGCTACAGGCGCAACCCGTGAAGAAGCTGAAAAGAACATGTATGAAGCTATTGAAATGCATATACATGGATTGATGGAGGATAAGTTACCCATTCCGGAATCAAAATCTTTTGCAGAGTATGTAGCAGTTGCTGAAAAATCAAGTATGGAGCAGACGGCTTAA
- a CDS encoding type II toxin-antitoxin system RelE/ParE family toxin: MPYTIQIETALEITLDKLKKKDNSIYQRIIHKILEISKNPELGKPLRNVLKGKRRVHVGSFVLFYSIDKKNEIVTFLQFEHHNKAYR; encoded by the coding sequence ATGCCTTATACAATTCAAATTGAGACCGCCCTGGAGATAACTCTGGATAAACTCAAAAAGAAGGATAATTCTATTTATCAGAGGATAATCCACAAAATATTAGAAATTAGTAAAAATCCCGAACTGGGCAAGCCCCTCCGAAACGTGTTAAAAGGTAAAAGGAGAGTTCATGTTGGTTCATTTGTTCTTTTTTATTCGATTGACAAGAAAAACGAGATTGTGACTTTCCTTCAGTTCGAACATCACAATAAAGCATATCGATAA
- a CDS encoding formate--phosphoribosylaminoimidazolecarboxamide ligase family protein, which translates to MIERPEIIEVLSNYDLSETTIGVLASHSALDVCDGAVEEGLRTHAVCEKGREKTYAEYFKAQRENGKLIRGIVDTTDVYTKFNEILKPENQQKLRDKNTIFIPNRSFTSYCGIDEIEDDFKVPMFGSRNLLRSEERGIERDYYWLLEKAGLPYPEKIEKPEDIDSLVMVKLPHAVKKLERGFFTAASYSEFKQKSGAFLKQGIITREALADARIERYIIGPVFNLDMFYSPLEEEMNKIELLGIDWRFETSLDGHVRLPAPQQMTLNERQIMPEYTVCGHNSATLRESLLEDAFDLAEKYVKATQKYYKPGIIGPFCLQTCVDKDLNFYVYDVAPRVGGGTNVHVSVGHPYGNTLWRRPMSTGRRAAMEIRRAIEQERVEEIVT; encoded by the coding sequence ATGATTGAGAGACCGGAAATAATAGAAGTTCTGTCAAACTATGATTTGAGTGAAACCACAATCGGCGTCCTTGCATCTCACTCCGCGCTCGATGTCTGCGACGGGGCTGTGGAAGAAGGACTCAGGACACATGCAGTTTGTGAGAAAGGGCGCGAAAAGACGTATGCAGAATACTTCAAGGCGCAGCGGGAGAACGGAAAGCTCATACGCGGGATCGTGGATACAACCGATGTTTATACAAAGTTCAATGAAATTCTGAAGCCAGAGAATCAACAGAAACTTCGTGATAAGAATACGATTTTCATTCCGAACCGCTCATTCACCTCTTATTGCGGGATAGATGAAATCGAAGACGATTTCAAAGTGCCGATGTTCGGGAGCCGCAACCTGCTTCGCAGCGAGGAGCGGGGCATCGAGCGGGATTATTACTGGCTGCTTGAAAAGGCCGGGCTTCCTTATCCGGAGAAGATCGAAAAACCTGAGGACATCGACAGTCTTGTCATGGTAAAGCTCCCGCATGCAGTGAAGAAACTTGAGCGCGGGTTTTTCACAGCAGCATCGTATTCAGAGTTCAAACAAAAATCAGGGGCCTTCCTGAAGCAGGGGATAATCACCCGGGAGGCACTTGCCGATGCGAGGATCGAGCGTTACATCATCGGTCCGGTTTTCAATCTTGACATGTTCTACTCACCCCTTGAAGAAGAGATGAATAAAATAGAACTGCTGGGCATCGACTGGCGCTTCGAAACGAGCCTTGACGGGCATGTGCGCCTGCCAGCACCCCAGCAGATGACACTCAATGAGCGGCAGATCATGCCTGAATATACGGTGTGCGGCCACAATTCAGCAACGCTGCGTGAATCGCTTCTTGAGGATGCTTTTGATCTCGCTGAAAAATATGTAAAGGCCACGCAGAAATACTACAAGCCCGGCATCATAGGGCCGTTCTGCCTCCAGACCTGCGTGGACAAAGATCTGAATTTTTATGTGTATGATGTGGCGCCCCGCGTGGGCGGGGGCACGAACGTGCACGTCTCTGTGGGGCACCCGTACGGGAATACCCTGTGGCGAAGACCCATGAGCACGGGCCGGCGCGCGGCGATGGAGATACGGAGGGCCATCGAGCAGGAGAGGGTGGAAGAGATAGTGACGTGA
- a CDS encoding homoserine kinase, whose translation MQKDYLKVRVPATSANLGAGFDVFGIALEIPADIIEVKKSKKTEIIIRGKGSEHIPTDPRKNTAGVVASVLEKPAKITIHRNIPLSSGLGSSAAPAAGTAFALNEIYDLGLSKEELVRIAAEGEKVVAGVAHADNVAPAIYGGFSIVHKNRVISLMPANIGIVAVHPDIIVSTRKARAILPEKISLKNASFNVGSAASMVIGMIKGDIELIGESMENRIIEERRSELIKGYAEVKKKGLEAGAAGVTISGSGPTMIAVCRMNERDVVAQAMKQAFLESHVRSEAFMTTIGKGVEIIGH comes from the coding sequence ATGCAAAAGGATTATCTGAAGGTCAGAGTTCCCGCGACTTCTGCAAACCTTGGTGCAGGATTTGATGTATTCGGTATCGCCTTAGAAATTCCTGCTGATATAATCGAAGTCAAAAAAAGTAAGAAAACGGAAATAATAATCCGGGGGAAAGGTTCAGAACATATACCAACAGACCCTCGAAAGAACACTGCCGGTGTTGTTGCCTCCGTTCTTGAAAAACCCGCTAAGATCACGATACATCGGAATATTCCCCTATCCAGCGGGCTTGGAAGCAGCGCCGCGCCCGCAGCAGGGACAGCTTTCGCCCTGAATGAGATATACGACCTCGGGCTTTCAAAAGAAGAACTTGTTCGCATTGCAGCGGAAGGTGAGAAAGTCGTTGCCGGAGTCGCGCATGCTGATAACGTGGCACCTGCCATCTATGGTGGTTTTTCGATAGTGCACAAGAACAGAGTAATTTCCCTGATGCCCGCCAACATCGGAATTGTGGCAGTTCACCCCGATATAATCGTCAGTACACGTAAGGCTCGCGCCATTCTTCCTGAAAAGATCTCCCTTAAGAACGCTTCTTTCAATGTGGGCAGCGCAGCGTCGATGGTCATTGGCATGATAAAAGGCGATATAGAACTGATAGGGGAAAGCATGGAGAACAGGATAATAGAGGAAAGGCGCTCAGAGCTCATCAAAGGATATGCGGAAGTCAAGAAAAAAGGGCTTGAGGCAGGCGCCGCTGGAGTAACTATCAGCGGTTCAGGGCCGACAATGATAGCGGTCTGTAGGATGAACGAAAGGGATGTGGTTGCACAGGCTATGAAACAGGCTTTTCTAGAAAGCCATGTCAGGAGCGAGGCTTTCATGACCACGATTGGAAAAGGAGTGGAAATTATTGGTCATTGA
- a CDS encoding adenosine-specific kinase: MEIVSVKIDAPQDTNLILGQTHFIKSTEDLYEVLVTSVPGIKFGLAFCEASGKCLVRSEGNDDMLIGAARDNASSLGCGHCFIIFIKNAYPINILNAIKNIGEVCSIYCATSNPVEVIIARTEQGRGILGVIDGESPKGIETEKDVEERKSFLRTIGYKK, encoded by the coding sequence ATGGAAATAGTTTCCGTCAAAATCGATGCGCCGCAAGATACGAACTTGATACTCGGCCAAACGCATTTCATCAAAAGCACCGAGGATCTATATGAGGTTCTCGTTACATCCGTCCCCGGGATAAAATTCGGGCTTGCATTTTGCGAAGCTTCAGGAAAGTGCCTCGTAAGGAGCGAGGGAAATGATGATATGCTAATAGGAGCGGCGCGAGATAATGCTTCTTCTCTTGGCTGCGGCCACTGCTTCATTATATTTATTAAGAACGCCTATCCGATAAATATCCTGAACGCGATAAAGAACATTGGTGAGGTATGCAGCATTTATTGCGCAACATCAAATCCTGTTGAAGTCATAATTGCCAGGACAGAACAGGGAAGAGGAATACTTGGGGTTATAGACGGGGAAAGCCCGAAAGGTATTGAAACTGAAAAAGATGTCGAAGAAAGGAAATCGTTCCTTCGCACAATAGGTTATAAAAAATAA
- a CDS encoding biotin transporter BioY, whose amino-acid sequence MSEFNSELKNISAKYESIKYDLFKWRFESTFANKVVLALGFACLTGLLAQLRFYLPYTPVPVTGQVFAVLLSGVVLGKWYGGLSQGFYTAIGVLGVPWFADAKSGMAVLTGVTGGYIIGFIAASLIIGWFTDMYIKSRGFVVMFSVMLLGIAVIYLAGMIQLAFVLGVNAQKAIELGVLPFVGVDIYKALIDAAIATAIVPKTGYGNELDSR is encoded by the coding sequence ATGTCGGAGTTCAACAGCGAATTAAAAAATATATCTGCAAAATATGAGTCGATTAAATATGATTTATTCAAATGGCGGTTTGAATCCACATTTGCGAACAAAGTTGTCCTTGCGCTGGGCTTTGCGTGTTTAACAGGATTGCTCGCACAATTGCGGTTTTATCTCCCTTACACGCCCGTGCCTGTAACAGGCCAGGTTTTTGCCGTTCTACTTTCAGGCGTCGTTCTCGGCAAATGGTACGGTGGGTTGAGCCAGGGATTCTACACAGCTATTGGAGTGCTGGGGGTTCCGTGGTTTGCTGATGCAAAAAGTGGTATGGCGGTCCTCACGGGAGTAACGGGCGGTTATATCATTGGATTTATTGCCGCTTCATTGATAATAGGATGGTTCACTGATATGTATATAAAGTCCAGGGGTTTCGTCGTGATGTTCAGCGTCATGCTTCTCGGGATAGCAGTGATTTACCTGGCTGGAATGATTCAGCTGGCGTTCGTACTTGGAGTCAATGCACAAAAGGCAATTGAACTGGGCGTACTTCCCTTCGTCGGTGTCGATATATACAAGGCATTGATAGACGCGGCGATCGCAACGGCTATTGTCCCGAAAACCGGATACGGAAATGAACTTGATTCCAGATGA
- a CDS encoding NOB1 family endonuclease: protein MIYIVDASLFIIRKRLEGNIVTVPSVVQELRDENAITTMELMKARIEPPLERFKKEVLSKAGITKDSEELSDTDIDILAKALEYSRCEETILVTDDFAAQNTAIQLGIKVMPAGQRMIKDILMWEKQCIGCKRRYPQGDVCPVCGSPMKKRRKGHVKAMGGSIKKV, encoded by the coding sequence ATGATATATATTGTTGACGCTTCACTTTTCATCATAAGAAAAAGGCTTGAAGGAAACATTGTGACCGTCCCCTCAGTGGTACAGGAACTCAGGGATGAAAATGCTATTACAACAATGGAATTAATGAAGGCAAGGATCGAGCCGCCGCTTGAACGTTTCAAAAAGGAAGTCTTATCCAAAGCCGGGATAACAAAGGACAGCGAGGAACTCTCGGATACAGACATCGATATTCTGGCAAAGGCGTTGGAATATTCAAGATGCGAGGAAACAATCCTTGTGACTGATGATTTTGCAGCCCAGAACACCGCGATTCAACTTGGAATCAAGGTTATGCCTGCGGGGCAGAGAATGATAAAAGATATCCTGATGTGGGAAAAACAGTGCATCGGGTGCAAGAGGCGATATCCGCAGGGAGATGTCTGCCCTGTATGCGGTTCCCCCATGAAAAAGAGGAGAAAAGGCCATGTTAAGGCCATGGGTGGAAGTATTAAAAAAGTTTAA
- a CDS encoding NAD(P)H-dependent oxidoreductase, with amino-acid sequence MKHLIIYSHPNPRSFCHAILETTSGALKAKRHEVVVRDLYALDFDPVLKSGDIEGIISGKVPAEIKAEQDKITWADVITFIYPIWWTGLPAMVKGYIDRVFSLNFAYSMGAGGPIGLLAGKKVVIFNTTGAAREIYDSTGMFDAMKKASDTGIFNFSGIEVVEHKFFTSVPSTDDATRKGYLLEAKALMGLF; translated from the coding sequence ATGAAACATCTGATTATCTATTCGCACCCGAATCCCAGGAGTTTCTGCCATGCCATCCTTGAAACCACTTCAGGGGCTCTAAAAGCAAAAAGGCATGAAGTTGTAGTAAGGGACCTGTATGCATTGGATTTTGACCCAGTGTTGAAAAGTGGCGATATAGAAGGGATCATATCCGGGAAAGTTCCTGCAGAAATTAAAGCAGAACAGGACAAGATAACCTGGGCCGATGTCATTACCTTCATATATCCCATCTGGTGGACAGGCTTACCAGCTATGGTAAAAGGCTACATTGACCGTGTGTTCTCATTGAATTTTGCATATTCTATGGGAGCCGGAGGACCTATCGGGCTGCTTGCGGGCAAAAAAGTTGTTATTTTCAACACAACAGGAGCAGCCAGGGAGATATACGATTCCACTGGAATGTTTGATGCCATGAAAAAGGCATCAGATACCGGGATTTTTAATTTTTCCGGGATTGAAGTTGTGGAACATAAATTTTTCACTTCAGTGCCTTCTACGGATGATGCTACAAGAAAGGGGTATTTATTGGAAGCTAAAGCCTTGATGGGCCTATTTTAA
- a CDS encoding orotate phosphoribosyltransferase-like protein, protein MKTIDELIQKAVELQAAGLLTGQIADELNVSRETATWLLTHAKKGDNVQAPKDIYVDWSNIGRSSTRQRLIAGALTDMILDCLEETCVNVVIGVALSGIPLANMVADELGCEFSTYHPNKQRWEPESKETKGTISQNFAQVEGKNCVLIDDVVTTGTTLTEAVAVLEALNAKPVAIAVLVDKKGIDSIQGVPINALLRVTRVDKIE, encoded by the coding sequence ATGAAAACAATTGATGAACTGATCCAGAAAGCTGTCGAGCTTCAGGCTGCCGGGCTTCTAACAGGCCAGATCGCAGATGAATTGAACGTTTCCCGCGAAACAGCCACATGGCTTCTCACCCATGCAAAAAAAGGAGATAATGTTCAGGCTCCTAAGGATATTTACGTGGATTGGAGCAATATCGGTCGAAGTTCAACCAGGCAGAGGTTGATCGCCGGGGCCCTCACGGATATGATCCTTGATTGTCTTGAAGAAACGTGCGTGAATGTGGTCATCGGCGTAGCCCTCAGTGGAATTCCACTTGCAAACATGGTGGCAGATGAATTGGGATGTGAATTTTCAACGTATCATCCCAATAAGCAGCGCTGGGAGCCAGAATCAAAAGAAACAAAAGGTACCATAAGCCAGAACTTCGCGCAGGTGGAAGGCAAGAACTGCGTTCTCATCGATGATGTGGTCACGACAGGCACAACACTTACAGAGGCAGTAGCTGTGCTTGAGGCACTTAATGCAAAGCCTGTTGCTATCGCGGTGCTGGTGGATAAGAAAGGTATAGACAGCATCCAGGGCGTACCGATCAATGCTTTATTGCGTGTGACCAGAGTGGATAAGATAGAATAA